The Verrucomicrobium spinosum DSM 4136 = JCM 18804 genome includes a region encoding these proteins:
- a CDS encoding RtcB family protein, whose amino-acid sequence MSDTSVISPFHVTGEAEAILPARDSKGKPITVIGTEAIRNSFDATCVAQALNSRSAPGVTDLVLNPDAHAGYGAPVGCVMVSPTHIYPGPVGVDIKCSMSLLQLNIPDDVIADKAVRRALINAIVERTPTGAGRGQRTAKKSRHVNGDLGEKVVTQGASKEVCEALGIPPEWAARCEDSAHVGHDGNVSTLIERLEKMRRFNGYPNFDKKVEQLGSYGGGNHFGECERVELAEGSPEARRAAEAFGLKDGHVAFLSHCGSRGFGHDLASRQFKSLEAFFRQWSLPFPAEDRQLVYAPLGSPEANAYLDDMSLGANFATVNHLLINSLVLEAFQEVLPGTQGELVYFISHNIAREELVDGRNTWVHRKGATRAFPALHPGLKETPFHETGHPILLPGNPRDGSVVMVAKPGAVKSCYSVNHGAGRCMGRKQAGRVLDQKLVDADFVTHDILTNCRTYPIDEAPNAYKDFNEVLRSVETAGLAETVCKLKARFVIKDASEADD is encoded by the coding sequence ATGTCCGATACCTCAGTCATCTCCCCTTTCCACGTCACCGGTGAAGCCGAAGCCATTCTCCCTGCCCGGGACAGCAAAGGCAAGCCGATCACCGTGATCGGAACGGAGGCCATCCGCAACAGCTTCGACGCCACGTGTGTGGCGCAGGCGCTCAACTCCCGCTCCGCTCCGGGGGTGACGGATCTCGTGCTCAATCCAGATGCGCATGCTGGCTACGGGGCTCCGGTGGGTTGCGTCATGGTCTCGCCAACGCACATCTATCCAGGCCCGGTGGGCGTGGATATCAAGTGCTCGATGAGCCTGCTCCAGCTGAACATTCCGGATGACGTCATCGCGGACAAGGCGGTGCGTCGTGCCCTCATCAATGCCATTGTGGAACGCACGCCTACGGGGGCCGGGCGCGGTCAGCGCACAGCCAAGAAATCCCGTCATGTGAATGGGGACCTCGGTGAAAAGGTGGTGACCCAGGGTGCCTCCAAGGAAGTGTGCGAAGCGCTCGGGATCCCGCCGGAATGGGCGGCCCGCTGCGAAGACAGCGCGCATGTCGGTCATGACGGAAACGTCTCCACGCTCATCGAGCGCCTCGAGAAGATGCGCCGTTTCAACGGCTACCCCAACTTCGACAAGAAGGTGGAGCAGCTCGGTTCCTACGGTGGAGGAAACCACTTCGGAGAATGCGAACGCGTGGAGCTTGCCGAAGGATCTCCCGAGGCGCGCCGTGCGGCCGAGGCCTTTGGTCTGAAGGATGGTCATGTGGCCTTCCTCTCCCACTGCGGATCCCGCGGGTTCGGTCATGACCTGGCCTCGCGCCAGTTCAAGTCCCTGGAAGCCTTCTTCCGCCAGTGGTCGCTGCCGTTCCCGGCGGAGGACCGCCAGCTCGTCTATGCACCGCTCGGTTCGCCGGAGGCCAACGCTTACCTGGACGACATGTCCCTGGGGGCGAACTTCGCCACCGTGAACCACCTGCTCATCAACTCGCTCGTGCTGGAGGCCTTCCAGGAAGTGCTTCCTGGAACCCAGGGGGAGCTCGTGTACTTCATCAGCCACAACATCGCCCGCGAAGAGCTGGTGGATGGGCGCAACACCTGGGTGCACCGCAAGGGGGCCACCCGCGCCTTCCCTGCCCTGCACCCGGGGTTAAAGGAAACGCCATTCCACGAGACCGGTCACCCGATCCTCCTGCCCGGCAACCCGCGGGACGGCTCCGTCGTCATGGTGGCCAAGCCCGGTGCCGTGAAGTCCTGCTACAGTGTGAACCACGGTGCCGGACGCTGCATGGGGCGCAAGCAGGCAGGCCGCGTCCTGGATCAGAAGCTGGTGGACGCCGACTTCGTGACTCACGATATCCTCACCAACTGCCGCACCTACCCGATCGACGAAGCCCCGAACGCGTACAAGGATTTCAACGAAGTCCTGCGCTCCGTGGAAACCGCCGGCCTGGCCGAGACGGTCTGCAAACTCAAAGCCCGCTTCGTGATCAAAGACGCGAGCGAAGCGGATGACTAG
- a CDS encoding inner membrane CreD family protein gives MTPLRILAIAAITLCTAAAWAVLGRTLQVRTSGSGSQLGDDVTDVWGPEMRQAHPTAFYFSPTGAKGRVTLQPSRSKVTVKLDYDPKKRGLLWHRTYRADFAAEYEFSNPTPVSQTLYVQFPLPSGDASYQRFSFTLGGAAASQATPSGGMVTEAVVVPARSAVPLKVTYETRGMDTWGYAFPQAGRVAQFSLVMQTNFNEINFPKGTGSPTDRDVNNKLFTWDYPDVLSAPAIGMDMPKVLNAGPVASRIAFFAPVSLVFFFTVLLIVGMVYGANLHPMNYFFLAAGCFAFQLLFAYLVDLVPLHLSFIISAVVSLALVCPYVGAVSGRKMFWVALAAQTVYMVLFSYSFFFDGLTGLTITIGAILTLALLMLLTARVNWVEKLGGFTGSPPQSRPAPPLPPKLNPNPTV, from the coding sequence ATGACCCCTTTACGCATTCTGGCCATCGCGGCCATCACCCTCTGCACCGCCGCGGCCTGGGCCGTGCTGGGGCGCACCCTCCAGGTCCGCACGTCCGGTTCCGGCAGCCAGCTTGGTGACGATGTGACGGATGTCTGGGGGCCGGAGATGCGTCAGGCGCATCCCACGGCCTTCTACTTCAGCCCCACCGGCGCCAAGGGGCGCGTCACCCTGCAGCCCAGTCGCAGCAAGGTGACGGTGAAGCTGGACTACGATCCCAAAAAACGCGGCCTGCTCTGGCACCGGACCTATCGCGCCGACTTTGCCGCCGAGTATGAATTCTCCAACCCCACGCCGGTGTCCCAGACGCTCTATGTGCAGTTTCCTCTGCCCTCGGGTGACGCCAGCTACCAGCGCTTCTCCTTCACCCTGGGCGGGGCCGCTGCCAGCCAGGCCACGCCTTCCGGCGGGATGGTGACTGAGGCCGTGGTGGTGCCCGCCCGCAGCGCGGTGCCGCTGAAGGTGACCTATGAAACGCGCGGCATGGACACCTGGGGCTACGCGTTCCCCCAGGCGGGGCGGGTGGCGCAGTTCAGCCTGGTCATGCAGACGAACTTCAATGAAATCAACTTCCCCAAGGGCACCGGCTCCCCCACGGATCGAGATGTCAACAACAAGCTATTCACCTGGGACTACCCGGATGTGCTCTCCGCGCCCGCCATCGGCATGGACATGCCCAAGGTGCTCAATGCCGGTCCGGTGGCCTCGCGCATTGCGTTCTTTGCCCCCGTGTCCCTCGTGTTCTTCTTCACGGTGCTGCTCATCGTGGGCATGGTTTATGGAGCCAACCTGCACCCCATGAACTACTTCTTCCTGGCGGCGGGTTGCTTTGCTTTCCAGCTCCTGTTTGCCTACCTGGTGGATCTGGTGCCGCTGCACCTGAGCTTCATCATCTCTGCCGTCGTGTCGCTGGCGCTGGTCTGCCCCTATGTCGGAGCCGTGTCGGGGCGGAAGATGTTCTGGGTCGCCCTGGCCGCGCAGACCGTGTACATGGTGCTCTTCAGCTACAGCTTTTTCTTTGACGGGCTCACGGGGCTGACCATCACCATCGGAGCCATCCTGACGCTGGCGCTGCTCATGCTGCTGACCGCCCGGGTGAACTGGGTGGAGAAGCTGGGTGGGTTCACAGGAAGTCCGCCGCAGTCACGGCCCGCGCCCCCCTTGCCGCCAAAGTTGAATCCGAATCCAACGGTGTAG
- a CDS encoding autotransporter outer membrane beta-barrel domain-containing protein: MKHSRLLQRLAATSLAALPLHSGLAADFTVPSSPTDNSAKTLTTGNTGTVQAGGTLSVSGSTTAVNITGSGTVNVVNSGSILQTGTGRAIDNTGSGNSGTRIITNNAGALIQTADADTIRINRGDSNVTINNYGTVRSNNASKGGSQALDLAAITTGSNTVNNYLGGLFEATAADAIRPGVNGVVNNWGAISALPAMEMDGLLRVVSGSDGIDAQANTGIKVYNYGTVSGRHGITGEDGGSGFNITVTNYAGAVIQGVNGSGINIDESSSSAIITNYGSIIGNYDSTKYDVGDGDGVDVDGTVTLINYGAIRGVNAGGLNDGSLNNSEGVSIGGGTIVNHVGAEITGENNAATPSVGNGILVDDSNGSNAFAATSITNSGLIQGKSGFGIKIIGTFADTLINNATGLIKGAGDVTTVQMGGGADLMTNRGTVISMSGNAIDLGEGDDSLFILGGEAAIVGDVHGGTGANTLVINPGAGGRFVFNHSFYDFQNAQFQGGTTVLNGTSFLAGTTSVTGGSLLVNGNLMTPQVNVSRGALLGGNGYISGNVHNAGTVSPGNSIGHLTIGGNYTQTSGGTLLIEVAGPGRYDRLTVHGTAHLDGTLRIAALNKHVSFGDQYPFLHAGKITGRFDRIVMPNPGVLRGRFLTEGGTGILLVAPASYTLVAQTPNQTRLALALDHWIGTEHGDIGEVTLALDVLRADQYPAAFEAILPTYYDGALRTGIELSHNHGQLLHQQLSARRLGQRALAGEAAPAPAPTVGSKNPKAVQKVAAPVQPPVGDDARWNAWVQGSGLFSSGGLSLTPGEDFESGTILVGADYALSEHFALGLFASYQEGWGDYANGGETDIESVRFGLYATIDHEGFYANAAVGGGTTDYSIVRPLSWASLDRTARSNPDAAEFFSLIGTGYDLQFGNFTVGPQLSAQYTRLEMDGVTETGAGVLNLGLDDSTSESFRTYLGGRLAYTIHASETVAIIPELRVFWQHEFLQDDETLHARLDGGRGPGFEYRNANDDRDAVFVGAGVGVQVGTELYFNVYYNADFGRGDDGNHAVSASMNFKF, from the coding sequence ATGAAGCACTCCCGTTTACTACAGAGACTCGCGGCCACCTCCCTGGCGGCCCTGCCTCTGCACTCCGGCCTGGCAGCCGATTTCACCGTCCCCTCCAGCCCGACGGACAACTCTGCCAAGACGCTCACCACCGGCAACACGGGCACCGTACAGGCTGGAGGCACGCTTTCCGTCAGCGGCAGCACGACCGCCGTCAACATCACCGGCTCCGGCACAGTCAATGTGGTGAACAGCGGCAGCATCTTGCAAACAGGCACGGGGCGGGCCATCGACAACACCGGCAGCGGCAACTCCGGCACGCGCATCATCACCAACAACGCCGGCGCCCTGATCCAGACGGCGGACGCGGACACGATTCGCATCAATCGCGGGGACAGCAATGTCACGATCAACAACTACGGCACGGTGCGATCCAACAACGCCAGCAAGGGTGGCAGCCAGGCGCTGGACCTTGCCGCGATCACCACCGGCAGCAATACGGTCAACAACTACCTCGGGGGCTTGTTTGAGGCCACCGCCGCAGACGCGATCCGCCCGGGCGTGAACGGGGTGGTCAACAACTGGGGAGCCATCAGCGCGCTCCCCGCAATGGAAATGGACGGCCTGCTCCGGGTCGTCTCCGGTAGCGACGGGATCGACGCGCAGGCCAACACTGGCATCAAAGTTTACAACTACGGCACTGTCTCCGGCCGCCACGGCATCACCGGTGAAGACGGCGGCAGTGGTTTCAACATCACGGTCACCAACTATGCCGGTGCAGTGATCCAGGGCGTGAACGGTTCAGGCATCAACATCGATGAGAGCAGTTCCTCCGCCATCATCACCAACTACGGCTCCATCATCGGGAACTATGACAGCACCAAGTACGATGTGGGCGACGGCGATGGCGTGGACGTGGACGGCACGGTGACACTCATCAACTACGGTGCCATCCGCGGCGTCAACGCGGGCGGCCTGAACGACGGTTCCCTCAACAACTCCGAAGGCGTCTCCATCGGCGGCGGCACCATTGTCAACCACGTGGGTGCGGAAATCACCGGTGAAAACAATGCGGCGACGCCTTCCGTGGGCAACGGCATTCTGGTGGATGACTCCAACGGCAGCAATGCGTTTGCAGCAACGAGCATCACCAACAGCGGCCTGATCCAGGGCAAGAGCGGCTTTGGCATCAAGATCATCGGCACCTTCGCCGACACCCTCATCAACAACGCGACGGGATTGATCAAAGGGGCCGGTGATGTGACGACCGTCCAGATGGGCGGCGGGGCCGACCTCATGACCAACCGTGGCACCGTCATCAGCATGAGCGGCAATGCCATCGATCTGGGCGAGGGCGATGACTCGCTCTTCATCCTCGGCGGAGAAGCGGCCATCGTGGGCGATGTCCACGGCGGTACAGGAGCCAACACTCTGGTGATCAACCCCGGCGCGGGCGGACGCTTTGTCTTCAACCACTCCTTCTACGACTTCCAGAATGCGCAGTTCCAGGGCGGCACCACGGTGCTCAACGGCACGAGCTTCCTGGCTGGCACCACGTCTGTCACCGGCGGCAGCCTGCTGGTGAACGGCAACCTCATGACGCCCCAGGTCAATGTCTCCCGCGGGGCCCTGCTGGGTGGCAACGGCTACATCTCCGGCAATGTGCACAACGCTGGCACCGTGAGCCCCGGCAACTCCATCGGCCACCTCACGATTGGCGGAAACTACACCCAGACTTCCGGCGGCACGCTGCTCATTGAAGTGGCCGGCCCAGGGCGCTATGACCGCCTCACTGTGCACGGCACCGCGCATCTGGACGGCACGCTCCGCATTGCGGCGCTGAACAAGCATGTGTCCTTTGGCGACCAGTACCCCTTCCTCCACGCGGGCAAGATCACGGGCCGCTTTGATCGCATTGTCATGCCGAATCCCGGCGTGCTGCGTGGTCGCTTCCTGACCGAAGGGGGCACCGGCATCCTGCTCGTGGCTCCGGCCAGCTACACCCTCGTGGCCCAGACGCCCAACCAGACCCGCCTCGCACTTGCGCTGGATCACTGGATCGGCACCGAGCACGGCGACATCGGCGAAGTCACCCTCGCCCTGGATGTCCTGCGCGCCGATCAATATCCCGCCGCGTTTGAAGCCATCCTGCCCACCTACTATGACGGCGCGCTCCGCACCGGCATTGAGCTCAGCCACAATCACGGCCAGCTCCTCCACCAGCAGCTCAGCGCCCGCCGCCTCGGCCAGCGCGCCCTGGCGGGCGAGGCAGCTCCCGCCCCCGCCCCAACCGTTGGTTCCAAGAACCCGAAAGCTGTGCAGAAGGTCGCGGCTCCAGTCCAGCCTCCCGTGGGTGATGACGCCCGGTGGAATGCCTGGGTGCAAGGCAGCGGCCTCTTCTCCAGCGGCGGCTTGAGCCTGACTCCCGGCGAAGACTTTGAGAGCGGCACCATCCTGGTCGGTGCCGACTACGCCCTGAGCGAGCACTTCGCCCTCGGCCTCTTCGCCAGCTATCAGGAGGGCTGGGGCGACTACGCCAACGGCGGTGAGACCGACATCGAGTCCGTCCGCTTCGGCCTGTATGCCACCATCGACCATGAGGGTTTCTATGCCAACGCAGCGGTTGGCGGCGGCACCACGGACTACAGCATTGTGCGCCCCCTCTCATGGGCCTCCCTGGATCGCACCGCCCGGAGCAATCCGGATGCAGCAGAGTTCTTCTCCCTCATCGGCACCGGCTATGACTTACAGTTCGGCAACTTCACCGTGGGTCCTCAACTGAGCGCCCAATACACCCGCCTGGAGATGGACGGCGTGACGGAAACCGGTGCCGGCGTGCTGAACCTGGGCCTGGATGACTCCACCAGCGAAAGCTTCCGCACCTATCTGGGCGGTCGCCTCGCCTACACCATTCATGCGAGCGAGACCGTCGCCATCATCCCCGAACTGCGCGTGTTCTGGCAACATGAGTTCCTTCAGGACGATGAAACCCTGCACGCCCGCCTGGATGGTGGCCGCGGCCCCGGCTTTGAGTACCGCAACGCCAACGACGACCGCGATGCCGTATTCGTCGGGGCTGGCGTCGGCGTTCAAGTGGGCACGGAGCTCTACTTCAACGTGTACTACAACGCCGACTTCGGTCGCGGTGACGACGGCAATCACGCCGTGTCTGCGAGCATGAACTTCAAGTTCTAA
- the rtcA gene encoding RNA 3'-terminal phosphate cyclase codes for MLLLSGLEGGGQLLRTSLSLSLITGKAFHMTCIRGARPKPGLMRQHLTCVNAAAEICGAAVEGAHLGSQELKFHPGPVRAGDYQFAIGSGGATTLVLQTLLPALLHAPGPSTVRIEGGTHNPLAPPFEFIEECFLPVLHRMGVKASVTLGRPGFMQSGGGFLKADVLPMKKWKKLDLHERGELVTKFGTVLNAHLDGSIVQREVKTLLGHLGWEPDAVNVRAVPESTGPGNIVMLGARFEHITELSSSVAQMGRSAEQVGSTAAKGLIKYLENDAPVGVHLADQLLLPLALAGKGSFTTFALSRHTMSNMALIPKFLEVAFEVEEKERGMKEIGIRHQTARIQTSDLNSGA; via the coding sequence ATGCTCCTTCTCTCCGGCCTTGAAGGCGGTGGCCAGTTGCTACGCACCTCCCTCTCGCTCTCCCTGATCACTGGCAAAGCGTTTCACATGACCTGCATCCGCGGAGCCCGGCCCAAGCCGGGACTCATGCGGCAGCACCTTACTTGTGTGAACGCGGCGGCGGAGATCTGCGGGGCTGCGGTGGAGGGCGCGCATCTGGGTTCCCAAGAGCTGAAATTTCATCCCGGCCCGGTGCGCGCTGGCGACTACCAGTTTGCCATCGGCAGCGGCGGGGCCACCACCCTGGTGCTGCAGACGCTGCTGCCCGCGCTGCTCCATGCTCCCGGCCCCAGCACGGTGCGCATCGAGGGCGGCACCCACAACCCGCTCGCTCCGCCGTTCGAGTTCATTGAAGAGTGCTTCCTCCCGGTGCTGCACCGCATGGGGGTGAAAGCGTCTGTCACGCTCGGCCGCCCCGGCTTCATGCAGTCTGGGGGCGGCTTCCTAAAGGCTGACGTCTTGCCCATGAAGAAGTGGAAGAAGCTCGATCTGCATGAACGCGGGGAGCTGGTGACGAAGTTCGGCACGGTCCTCAACGCCCACCTCGATGGCAGCATCGTGCAGCGTGAGGTGAAGACCCTGCTGGGCCACCTGGGCTGGGAACCGGATGCGGTGAACGTTCGCGCCGTGCCTGAAAGCACCGGCCCGGGCAACATCGTCATGCTAGGGGCCCGGTTCGAGCACATCACAGAGCTGTCCTCCTCCGTCGCCCAGATGGGACGCTCCGCCGAGCAGGTCGGCTCCACCGCCGCCAAAGGCCTGATCAAGTACCTGGAAAACGACGCCCCGGTGGGCGTGCACCTCGCCGATCAGTTGCTCCTGCCCCTCGCTCTCGCTGGCAAGGGGTCCTTCACCACCTTTGCCCTGAGCCGTCACACCATGAGCAACATGGCGCTCATCCCGAAGTTTCTGGAGGTGGCGTTTGAGGTGGAGGAGAAGGAGCGGGGGATGAAGGAAATAGGCATCAGACACCAGACTGCCAGAATCCAGACGTCAGACCTGAACTCTGGGGCATGA